The Haloarcula sp. H-GB4 genome segment TATTGATCGATATTTCGTAGACACCCACGATATAGATCTTTAATCGTCTTCAAATCCCCTGTACTCGGTTTATAATCGCCAACATACATTTCTCCTCGCTTGTCGTAAATCGACCTCTGCCGGATGATATTCAGGTTCACACCCAGGAGTGTCTTACTTGTGAATTGCTTGTAATGTGGAGATTGGGGTGCATATGGCCAATGTGCACCGTTTAAATGGATAAAATGACAAAAGGGAGATTGAGTCTGACCTATGGACTGTGAAAAGTTTTCTATTGTCCAATTGTCCCTCTGTAAGATCCAGGAAGCAAATGGTTCTCCTCTCCTAGTTTGACGCAGGAGTTCTAGGATCGCTTCAGGCTTCGAATTAAAAACTGGTTCAGTGGAAGTATGATCAAACCCACGCAGAATTCCGCCGGCCTCAAGCCATCCATTATGGCCGAATGATTGAGTGTTGTATCCTTCTTCGTTCAATATTTCAGCAAAAGTCGGGTGATTCCCAAGAACATCTCCTTCATCTAGAACAGAATGTTCTGGCGGATATAATCCCGTGAAAACTGAACCATGAACTTGTAGTGTCCAACAAGAGGGACTGATCGCATTGTTATAGACAGCACTCTGTTCTCCAAATTCTTTGAGAAAAGGTGTAGTATTTTCAGAATCGTTATATACAGAGGAAAAATCACGTCGGAAGCTATCTACAGATATACAAAGCACGTTTGGGGTCTCAACACTCATGAATATAGTAATACATGTCTTCCGTTATTAATGAATTCATTGGTTTCGATATCCTTTTTATAACATCCTTAGGGAGCGAAATGGGAGAAGACGAAAAATCTCAGAAGCACAGCAAGAAGAATTTGAGGAAACCGTTCACGAACCCCTGAAGAGGTCAGTATTGGCGCACTGGCGTGGACGCCGGCGCTCGCCCGAAACGATCTCGAAGAAATGTACTGTGTCAAACATTTTAAATATTACGCGGTGAGATTTTATCAATTCGATACGGAGCGCATGAATCGTCAATATCGGTCATTCAACGAACCCGCTGCCCCCTTCAGTCGGCGGGTTCATCCGGGTTATCGACAACTGACTTAGTCTTAACCACCGTAACACGGGTGAAGAGACAGAATCCCGATACCACAACACTCTGTCTCTTCGCTTTCCACGGCAATAACGCGGTCGCAGCGGTTCCGTCTAGCGAAACTACAGAGCCAAATACATCAAGGAACTAAAATAAAATCAAGAGTGAGTCTTAGACCAGTTGAGTAAGCGGTGGTGACGTGGAAATTTTTAAGACTCAGTTTCTATCTAAATTCTATTAATTTAACGTCTCTATGCTCAGCCATAATCGAAAAATTTCTTGTTAAGTTTGCACTTGTCTCATTTGTCACAAGGGCGAATTGGATGTCGTCGTCCCCCTCAAGGGCTGATGGTGGTCCATCAGTTATCGGTCTCTGTGCGAAAAATGAAAAGATCCAGATCTTCCCCATTCGAGGTTCAACAGCTACAGGCACACCCTCCGGGACTTCTTTGGCAGCGGACTGTCCTAATTTTTCTTCCCCACTATAAGAGGGACCACCAGTACCCAAGGGAACTGAACCAACCAAACTTGCAACGATTAGGGCTGCTAGGAGCATAGGGACAATTCGACGGCCGATCTCGTAGTCATCATGGCGCCATTGTGATTTGGCAAGTTGATCGGCTACGGGCAGTGCGACAACCAGCATAGCGGCTGCAGTTATTACGACCGATTTGAGTGTTAGACCCACCGTGATAATCGCCGCTAAAACGCTCATTCCAATACCGACGAGAGCGACCGGATCATGCTCCAGTGCCCCGCTGATTGCCACACCAATTATCAAGGAGCAGGGTACGAACATCGGCATGATATACCAAGCGTGGTTTCCAGTAAAGACAAAGAACCCAAACGTTACCACTGACCACCATATCAAGAACAAGGGTTTTTTGATCGACTGCTTCTGCCATCCTCGAATAAGAGCAACGGCAGCAGCTGGGAACAGAAAGTAAAACCATACTCCAATTTGGTCAGGGAAGGTCTGGAAGTAAGGATATTGCATGAAAGAGAACGTCGTTCCAGATTGGTCTATCAACGTTTCACCAGTCGCTCGTTGCACAACCTGTTGCAAAAATATTTCATGGACAAACTGATGCCCATATCGAAACCAAGCATACAATGTCCAAGGGAGTGTGATCCCAGCTGTTATTCCCACCATCGGTACAAGTTCCCTTGACATGAAAGTGTGGGAATGATAGAAAACAACCGGTATGACCGCAATGACGAATATTCCTGCATGAAACCCTTTTGTGAGTAACGCAAGCCCGGCAACCAAGCCTACGTACGGCAGGAGCTCTGGACGATCGTTGTCCAAGGCTGTCCATGTCAAATACACAAATAGAGAACCGAAGAAGAGCAATGGCACGTCAGTGCTTCCAGTCCGGCCGCCGTGATTCTGGGCGTAAATCATCGGTATCGTGAACAGCACACAGGCTGAAGCCACCCCAGCAGGACGGTCAAATAATTGTTCACCAAATCTATATGTTATCAAACCAGAAAGGATGGCAAAAATAGCTATAGGAAGCCTGATGGCAAATCTGGTAATCCCGAATATGGATACCGAAATACCCTGGAGCCAGAATACCAATGGTGGTTTTTCGAGAAATGCCCGGAGCTCAAAGCCTGGCCTCTGGGGGTGGATATAGACATGTGGAATCACCCAACGGTCATTCTGAACCATATTCCGGGCAACGTTCGCGTAGATACTTTCGTCCCATCTTACAAGTGGGCGGTGACCCAGATATGACAGATATACATAAGCACCGATGATAGCAATACCGATAATCCACCACAGATTGCCTAAATACGGTTTCCGAATGTTGTCGCGCAGGCGAGTATCAAGTTGGGCTACTGGCCTCGGGAGCGATACTCTGAGAGGGAGATCGTCGGATACATACTCCGTCTTTCTCGAAGATCCTCGGTCTGCAAAAGAGGGCTGTTGGGGGTTTCTCTCAGTGCTTTCCTTAGAATCGACAGGTTCGGTGTTTCGCGAACTGGTGTCAGTAGAGGGGGGTGCATGGTTTTTTTTTACGCCCGGAGTATCATCTGAACTTGACTGATTCGCATCCCCTGAGAAATCCGCTTGCACTATTGCTTGGACGAAATCTTCTACCCCTTCTAATTCAGCTGTGCTGAGGGTTGGGTAGGCGGAGAATTTCTGTTTTTCAATAGCACTGATTACGATTTCGTGATCTCCATCGTATTCGATTTCACGGGCAATTCTCTCTATGAATTCTCGCACAGTCTCTGAATCTCGGAAGTCAGTCGAAACTTCTTCTTGGATTCGGGTTATGATGTTGTCCATTATTATCACCGTGATCGCTCTACTGATGGAACATCTATCTCACTCGACATCGTCAACCAACCACATCCCAAGTAAACAAACTCTCAGCAACATAGTTGATGCTCATTCCAACGCCGATCCCAATGAGGTTTGCAACCGTTGGCCAGAGCTCAATCCCACCGATCGAAAGAGAATACTGCAAGATACTGGTCAATAGGTAGAGGATTGTAAATGCAACTGAGAGACCCACTACCCTGACAAGATGTGACTGTATCCAGCGATGAGCGAATGCAATAACACCGAGCTCTCCCTCATCAACAAACGTCCAGCGATCGTTGATTGTGAACATCGTCGTTATGGATATTTCGGCGCCGATCGCTTTCGCAACGGTTGGTCCGATACCAAATCCTGCAGTCAAAACAGCCACAAGGAGAGTCTCGATAGTCGCTCCAACAACGCCGACGGAAATAAACTTTCCAATCCGCGAACGATGTGCAAGTAGCACCAACGTTGACTCAGTCGTCATTGTCACCGAGCTTCATTAGCTTCGACCGGTCTGTTTTCGTGACGTCTCGGTGACGGGGGCTCGTCACGATTGCATCCGTTCGGCGCTTCACGTCGATGAGGGCTGTTGCCAACTCGATCGACGTCGAAATAGGATTGACTGTTGAGTCCGGATGGTCCTCCCACTCGATCGGGATCTCCGCGATCTCGTAGCCGAGCGACCCTGCGACTGAGACGAACTCCAGATCCCATGCGAAGCCAGGTTCGTAGCAGTGGTGGCCTATCGCCTTCCAGGCTTCCGAGCGAACAGCCTTCGCGCCACACTGATAGTCCCGGCACTGTGTGGGTAGTATCTTTCTGGCCGCGAAGGCGAATGCGTCCCCAAGGAACCGGCGAATAATCGTTTGGTGGGCGACGATATGTGAAGAGGGGTGGCGGCGTGAAGCGATGCTCACATCTGTAGTCCCATCTCTGATCTGGCGAACGATATCGTCGATCGACGTCGCGGGGACCGACCCATCGGCATCAGCGAACGCGACGATGTCCGTATCCAGCGCGTCGAATCCTTCCATGATCGCTCCACCCTTCCCTCTCCGTTTAGTGGAGACGTTCACCTCGGCAATCTCTTCAAGCCGATCGGCATGTGCTTGCCGAGGTGCATCAATTTCGATGCGAATGACCTCGGGACCGAGTTCTTCTTTGATGTCCTTGATGTACGTCTCCAGCGTAAGAATATCCGGGTCATACGCTGGAATCACGATCCCAAGCGAGTCACTTGCCATCGAATCCAGCCTCCTCCAAGAGCTTGTCAACGAGTTCTGGATTCGTTTCTGCCACAAGCTCGGTCTTCACTTTTTTCAGCGTCCTCCAAGTGTCGAGTTCTAGGTCCGCCTGGTAGGTCTTCCCACCCATGGTGTGATACGTGTGACATGGTTTACTTCGCATAAAAACCTGATTATCGTTGATAGAATTACCCCTGAAGGGATCTTCGACTGGTCTGCCGGGCTCCTTACCCTCTACGGTGTGGTCCGGCGATGCCCTCCAGCGCTACGTGCACAGTTTAAACTAACAGCTGTTTCAGCGAAAAAAGTGTCGAACTATAGTAGTTGTTGAGGGTGTCATACAATGACTCTATGAAAATCCTGCCTTGAAGCCCCTGGCGCGTGAATCAAGACAACAGGGGTTGGCAGAGACCGAGTGTGAACCAATGCTTCAAAGCATGCTAGAACGACCGGTCCTAGCCCGTGGAAGGAAGAAGAATACTGTGCCACAGACCACGCATAGGCGCCTTTCCGATTCACGCACGCTCAGCCCAACGGAGGCGTTGCATGTACCTCGGCATTGACACCCACAAGAAGTACTCGCAGGTTGCCGTCGTCGACGGCGACGGCAACCTGCAAGACGAGATTCGCTTGCCAAACGACCGCCTTGACGAGCTCGCCGAAGAGTACGCTGGTGGTGACGCTGCCATCGAAGCATCGGGCAACTACCGCCCGATCTACGAGATGCTCAACGAGCATCTCGACGTTTCCCTGGTGAATCCATCAAAGAACCGGATTATCGCCGACGCCACAGTCAAAACAGATCGCGTCGATGCGAAGAAACTCGCGCACATGCTCCGAGCGGACATGCTCGCTGAGAGTTACGTCCCACCGGACGAGATCCGCACCCTGCGGGATCTCGTCCGGACGCGTAAGTCGTTAGTCGAAAAGCGGACTGGTGTGCTCTGTTGAAGAGCAACTAATCCGTTCGTTTTCACCGATTTAGAAGGATGAAGCCGAGGAATTTGATTCTGTCCATGGAAGTCAAACTCCTCGACTTCGTTCAGGAGTGTAAACGGCTGGCCAAAGAAGCGTTGGGGAAAGGTGCGGGCGAGCCCGCCAGGGGCGGTTCGCCCGCTGGAAACATGTTGTCCTGCACTGCATTCGTATCGAGGATGAATACAGCTACAGAGAGCTCATAGACCGGGTTGGCTTGATGAACGATATTTGTGACGCATTAGAGCTTGATTCCGATGATTTACCTGACCCGTCTACGCTCTGCAAATCCTTTGATCGGTTCGAAATGTGGGTGTGGCGGCAGTTGCTGCGCCGAAGCGCGCAGCAACTGCCTACCTCTGGTCACGCAGCGATCGACGGCACATACTTTGAACGAACACAGCCGTCGTTCCACTACCGCCGGCGGTCAGGACGAGAGATACAGACGCTGAAAGCGACAGTATTGGTCGATTCACAAACTAAGACAGTCCTCGACTTACAGCCATCGGCAAAATGGAGACGTGACACCGATGTTGGGCCGCAGGTCGCCCGCCGGAACGCGGGCGACCTGCTGAGTCTGGCTGCCGACAAAGGGTACGACAAGAACGTCTTCCGTGAGTGGCTCCGAGACAACGACGTTCGGCCACTCGTCCGGCACTGCCTGTACACATGGTACGATTATGCCCATAACGCGCGGTTAGACGACTCTCTGTACAATAAACGATGGATGGCAGAAACGTGCTTTTCGGTGGTGAAGCGCTCGCACGGCGCGACCGTGCGAGCGCAGACATGGTATCGTGAGTTCAAAGAATGCGTTCTTAAATTCGCCATCTACAACATCGAACGCGCCTGCTCAGCTCTATGAACCTGACGCCGCCCCTCTATTCAACAGAGCAGACTGCTGAAAAAACCGCGTCAGAGCAGTCCTCACTCGTACCGACAACACCTACGACAGCGAGTTATTCGGCCCGACCGGACGAGAGTTCTTGGCGGAACTCTCGCTCAGCGACGCCGACCGCACGATCATCGAAGCACACCTCTCGGTGATCGACGCGTACGACGAGCAGATCGAAACAATCGAGGAAACGATCGAACAGAAGGTACTGGAATCGCCAGCAGCCCAACGGCTGCTGACGATTCCGGGAGTTGGACAGTACACTGCCGCTGTGATCGTTGCCGAGGTCGGTGAAATTGACCGCTTCGATGAAGACAAAGAGCTCGTGAGCTACGCAGGGCTTGATCCGACGGTTCACCAATCTGGCGACAAAGAAATCCGTGGTGGCATCAGCAAAGAGGGCTCAGCGCCGTTGCGCTGGGCCCTCGTCCAGTGTGCGAACATAGCTGTTCGCTGTGACGAGTACCTCGGAAACTTCTATACGCGGCTGAAAGAACGGAAGAACCACCAGATAGCGATTGTCGCAACGGCCCGCAAGATGCTCGTGTCGATCTTCCACATGTTGACGCGTAAGGAGCCATACGACCCACCGGAGGTGAGTGCCTGAGCGACCGGACCGGTCGCTCAGGCATCCGGGCTCGATTCGACGTGTAGCACCAGCTTTCGCTGTGAAGATGGCCTCCGCCTGTCGGTGGCTTCACCACCTGTTTCAGGCTGCCGTCTGGTGATTCACAACTCTGCTTACGGGTGAGCGGACCGCTCACCCGAAGTTTTTCATCGGTAGCGTGGCTAGTTTGGCGTGCAGGATTTTCATAGGCGGTTACCACACCAAAGAGCAGGGTGGACGTTGAGGTGGTATGAGCCCAGCGACCCTGCAAGATGATCCTTCGGTAGAGACGTTCTTCAATGTCGCGGAGACCGAGACGTTAGCGTTGTTTGAGCATCTCTCCTTCGAATTTCTTGAAGAGTTCGACGTGTTCACCCCGGCGGAGACGGGGTGAACACGAGACCATGATCCCCAGGGCTGATGCGTGGCTTCCTTCATTGTTACTACCACGATATCTACGGGATTCGTCCCGTTGAGTGAGAGTTCCAGAACACGGTTGTCTGGCTGAGCTGTGGGTTCGATCGACCGGCCGTCCAGAGACGCAGTCGATCGCTTTCTCACCGACCTCGAACACGTCGTTGACGAGGTGTTCGACCACCTCGTCGAGCAGCCGCGGCCTGCTCGACTTGACTTATTGCATCGATTCAACGGATGTGAGAACGATGCCTGCCGATCAAGACGCATCGAAGTGTTACGATCCAAGGATGACGAGTACTACCACGGATACGGCTGCACGATTATCTTGACCGGACAAAAGATCCCGATTGCAGTCGAGTTCACCGAGAGCAAACAAGCGTCAGAAGAGACGGCGAGCGCGTCACGAGTGACGCGCTCGCCGTCGCCAAACCGATGTGGATGGTCGGTGACAGTATCTACAACACGCTCAACGGGCATGACCACCTGCTGGCCGCAGGGGTCGTGCCAGTCCCCACAACGCGCGAAACACAATTAAACCAACGGACAGATCGTTCCTTAATTCCCGCTAATAGACGATGTCTACGTAGCGGAACTATAATATAGCTAGAAAAGAAATCCTAATATAGAATAATAAAACAAAGAGAAATTCGCAAAATGTTTTTATTATGCATACCTTTTTCCAACGTTGTGGGTAACAAAATATCCGTCAATGTACAAAAGAGGTTAGAAGAGCTATGATATGCATAACTATGATAATACATTTAGTACCAAGCATAATTATCATACAAGATACATAACATGGATTCAAACGTCTTGTCTGATACTGAGCCAGTCTTTTATTTTTCTGTAGTCTTCTGTATCTTATTGACTGGTTTGTTTGTTTTCTCCAACAGTTCGAAATTATTTGGACTGGTATTATTTTCAATTGGCATTTCAGTTTTGCTTGGATGGAGAAGTTTAGACGACTCTACACCATCTGCCAAGTTAGACAGGCGGTATTTAGATATATCAGTTTATTTGGGTATCACATCTATGATTATATCATCATATACAACTCCGATCGGTGTTCCTACCTTATTTTATGTATTAATGCTTGTAACCGCTTGCTTGTTGCTCACACGAGTCTACTGGTATCCAGAGATGCGGGTGGTCTTTCCAATCTTACTCTATGCAACCACAATTCGTCTCAGCTATTGGTACGCTGCCCCTGCATTTGGACGTGATACAATTAAACATCTCAGGTTTTCACAATATATGGTACAATATGGTGAACCAATACCGTCATCTGTTAATTACTACCACTATTATCCAACTGCTCATTCAATTGTAACTGCTGTTTCTCATATCTTGGACGTTCCTGTGCGCGTTGCATATTACATAGGCATCGGTATTCCAATAATATTTGGAATTTTAGGAATAGCCATTGTCATTCCTTATCTCTTGACGAACTCTGAGGCTGAAATCCAGACAATCAATTTCGCATGTCTCTATCTTGCGTTAGCACCATTCCATATTCGATATTCAACACATATTCTCGCTCAGAGCTTGACACTCGCTTATTTACCATTTACCATTTTTGCTTTCATCTCTGATGATAAACGTTTTCTTAGCATCGGCATTCTTTCTGTTATCATTGTGATTTTCACCCACAACACTCCTGGTATTGTATTATCCACATTCGGAATCATACTTATTCTGGCTAGATATTCATCTAATTATATTTCTCTCCCAGTGTCACATAATAAAACTTCCCCACTTGTTATTCCTATAATTGGAATACTACTGTTAGAATATTGGATTCGTATTGATTATATATCTCTTCAGATAAGTAGAATATTCCGATTGTTTGATGCAGGAGGATCACTATTTTCGACGACATCGGGATCCTCGAGTGTGGCAGCTGCTCCAAACTTTATTCAAAGTCCCCTTTTACATAGAGGTCTTGGTCTGTTATTCGGGGCTGCCGTTATCCTTGGCACTTCCATTCATGTCATTAATAAGGCGCGCTCTAATAATATCGGCTTGGCAACAGATTATTATATCACAGTATCAATAATATTTGCTGGCCTAAGCAGCGTAGTGTTTATTGGACTGGATACTGAGATTCGGCGACTTTTTCCTTTCGCACCCATCTTAATCTCTCCTGTTGTAGGCTACCTGTTTTATAAAGTGGCTAGTAATAAAAATGAAGATGCCATCATAATATATTTAGTTATACTAATAATTCCTTGTCTAATCCTTACCTCGGCTGCAGGAGCTGGATTTAGCCCTGCAGTTGCTATGACTGAGGACCGGCCGGAACATTACCGAAATTATGTCACAAACAGTCAAATCAGTGGTGCGATAACTATTGGTGAAACTGCCCCTGAACTAACCGTCGATTGGTACATGGTCCATGGAATATCCCACTTATTCGTGGAAAAAAATCACTCCAAAAATAATTCGGTTGATAACTCCCCAATATCTCAAGCAGACAAAGTCCGGGTAATAGATAACGAAGGAGAAATCGAATGTAATAACACATTCTATTATTTAGACTATCATTCGCGGGCTTTCGGAACTCAACCACCTAACGGACACCGCATTTTAGATGTTGGTGATGCATTCGCCATTGATTGTAGATAATCAGCTCTGTAGATTCGGCACACTGCAGTTGATGTCACAGATATCTCACGCTTCGGCGAAGGTGTAGACGGTCACTTTCAGCAGCATCTCTCGGAACTCCAGCCAACAGTTTCGCGCACGCACGGTAGCGCCGAGCATGCGCTTGATGCTTGAGAAGACGGTTTCTGATTGGAGCGCTGGGTGATACTGATCACCCTCCATGCGGGCGCTACGGACGTGATTGAGCGGGTTCATGATCCTGTGTTTGGTCAGCAGTCTGATGCCGTTTTCATGAAGTTCGTCGCGGAAGGCTTTTGCTGTCATAGCCACAGTCAGCGGCGAGGCTCCGCAGGTCGCCGGCGTTGAGTGATCAGCGCAACTTTTGAGCATTTGGGAGGAACATTTGGATCCAGTCAACCGCGAAACTCAGCCGATGGCTCAACCAGAGAAATGTCTCGGTGAGATACTCTCGAAAGTGGTCTTTGTCCTCGAAGGTCTCTGGCGAGACCTCACGTTTGAGATCCTTCTACAGTGGTTCGATTACGTTCAGCGTCGGCGAGTATAGCGGGGTGAAGACGAACTCGATACCGAGTTCGTCGGCCCATTGTTGTGTGATTCTCGCGTGATGTGAGCCATAATTGTCGGCCACGAGCAGAATCCGACCCCGCGGACTCTGCTCGCGGATCTCTTCAAGCGCCTCGACAATCGTCTCCTTGACCAGCTTTTTCTTGTACGTGATCACGCTCTGGCCGGTCAGCGCATAGAACCCAATCGACCGCTATGGGAATGTCACTAGCAGCTTCTCAATCGTGTCCGTCCGGTCAAACGACCACAGCCGCCGGGAATTCTCAAACTGCTGTGGCCACGCCTCATCGAAAGAATCCAAAAACGATTGGATCAGCCTCCTCGTCATGATCCTCGCCGAGCGCCTGC includes the following:
- a CDS encoding sulfatase yields the protein MSVETPNVLCISVDSFRRDFSSVYNDSENTTPFLKEFGEQSAVYNNAISPSCWTLQVHGSVFTGLYPPEHSVLDEGDVLGNHPTFAEILNEEGYNTQSFGHNGWLEAGGILRGFDHTSTEPVFNSKPEAILELLRQTRRGEPFASWILQRDNWTIENFSQSIGQTQSPFCHFIHLNGAHWPYAPQSPHYKQFTSKTLLGVNLNIIRQRSIYDKRGEMYVGDYKPSTGDLKTIKDLYRGCLRNIDQYVESIIEILKAEDVYDNTIIVIFGDHGDNFGEDNILGHQFSVADSLIRVPLIIHDPTDRIKNGVFSDIVQLNDLYETIIGLTGADSPDTNSIDIRTETRDTAYTYYSASTSFINKISEDIDRDRLPPKKQFVAWQSPDDKLIYYPDEEEYAGPGYDCDELQDSLMQHQRQLQRIKQQKSETLSDDIKENLEQMGYL
- a CDS encoding GtrA family protein; the protein is MTTESTLVLLAHRSRIGKFISVGVVGATIETLLVAVLTAGFGIGPTVAKAIGAEISITTMFTINDRWTFVDEGELGVIAFAHRWIQSHLVRVVGLSVAFTILYLLTSILQYSLSIGGIELWPTVANLIGIGVGMSINYVAESLFTWDVVG
- a CDS encoding transposase, with the protein product MYLGIDTHKKYSQVAVVDGDGNLQDEIRLPNDRLDELAEEYAGGDAAIEASGNYRPIYEMLNEHLDVSLVNPSKNRIIADATVKTDRVDAKKLAHMLRADMLAESYVPPDEIRTLRDLVRTRKSLVEKRTGVLC
- a CDS encoding glycosyltransferase family 39 protein, which encodes MDNIITRIQEEVSTDFRDSETVREFIERIAREIEYDGDHEIVISAIEKQKFSAYPTLSTAELEGVEDFVQAIVQADFSGDANQSSSDDTPGVKKNHAPPSTDTSSRNTEPVDSKESTERNPQQPSFADRGSSRKTEYVSDDLPLRVSLPRPVAQLDTRLRDNIRKPYLGNLWWIIGIAIIGAYVYLSYLGHRPLVRWDESIYANVARNMVQNDRWVIPHVYIHPQRPGFELRAFLEKPPLVFWLQGISVSIFGITRFAIRLPIAIFAILSGLITYRFGEQLFDRPAGVASACVLFTIPMIYAQNHGGRTGSTDVPLLFFGSLFVYLTWTALDNDRPELLPYVGLVAGLALLTKGFHAGIFVIAVIPVVFYHSHTFMSRELVPMVGITAGITLPWTLYAWFRYGHQFVHEIFLQQVVQRATGETLIDQSGTTFSFMQYPYFQTFPDQIGVWFYFLFPAAAVALIRGWQKQSIKKPLFLIWWSVVTFGFFVFTGNHAWYIMPMFVPCSLIIGVAISGALEHDPVALVGIGMSVLAAIITVGLTLKSVVITAAAMLVVALPVADQLAKSQWRHDDYEIGRRIVPMLLAALIVASLVGSVPLGTGGPSYSGEEKLGQSAAKEVPEGVPVAVEPRMGKIWIFSFFAQRPITDGPPSALEGDDDIQFALVTNETSANLTRNFSIMAEHRDVKLIEFR
- a CDS encoding transposase → MITYKKKLVKETIVEALEEIREQSPRGRILLVADNYGSHHARITQQWADELGIEFVFTPLYSPTLNVIEPL
- a CDS encoding glycosyltransferase gives rise to the protein MASDSLGIVIPAYDPDILTLETYIKDIKEELGPEVIRIEIDAPRQAHADRLEEIAEVNVSTKRRGKGGAIMEGFDALDTDIVAFADADGSVPATSIDDIVRQIRDGTTDVSIASRRHPSSHIVAHQTIIRRFLGDAFAFAARKILPTQCRDYQCGAKAVRSEAWKAIGHHCYEPGFAWDLEFVSVAGSLGYEIAEIPIEWEDHPDSTVNPISTSIELATALIDVKRRTDAIVTSPRHRDVTKTDRSKLMKLGDNDD